The DNA region TCACATGAGGTGGCATTATAATATTCATAGGCCATGAGCTGGCTCCTTATTTAAGATCATAATACATAATTATCGGTTGACACAACATCTTATTCATATTTTCATGCTCCTTTTCCAGACCCGGCTTCTTGATCATCACAGCACCATTGTAAAATGCCGCATCTAATTATTAATCCTGAAATGATGAATTTGGATGTTCTCCACATCAAGTTTCATGAAGTTGCTACGCTTCCTCGTAGCTAAAAACTTTCCCCAATTGTAAGGCCTGTATTTGGGAGGGTTTTGTTCATCTGTAAGCTCCTCCAGAGGCTGCACATTGGTGTAGTGTGCAGGGAACAGAAAGAACGGGTATGAAAGCCTTGCCTTATCAGCACTCAGCATCACTCTATGCTCAACACTCTCATATGCGTCATTGCACCAAACCTGAGGGAAACAATTATCTCTACCAATGTTACACATAATGGGTGCGAATTTATCCGGCAAGGCGGCAAACACAAATAATGATAGAAGGTGCTCATTAAAGCTGCTCCGTGTGAACTCAGAAAGATATGTTTCACAAATtaaaagaacttcttcattaCAAATTGATTTTAACTCATCATAAGAATAAGAATAACTGAATAAGAACTATATTGtgttttcaaataaataaaaaaactatattgtaaataacatgtacaaaaaagaaaaatctaaGCAACACTCTTTTCTTAACCCTTTTTCTTTCATTGGTTGTAATTGATGTGGGTATGTTCCCCACTTGAAATTTAGTGAGATCCAcataaatttcaattaattagaGAGTGTGGCTAACACTTTTGTATACTGAAAAAAATCTTATTCCGTTAAGACAGTACGTCTATATTTATATCTTAAAAGTAATTTTATCTTGCCatctaaatatattttattttaaactaaCTTTTCCAATACCATTTTCAAACACAAACTTAGTGGCTTAAATTCAATACTATAAAATTTAATTGTAATAAATTTAAGTTTACTAAACTTAATTTTACGAAAAATTTGGAGAGGTAGATGAAATGGACGTACCTGAATTACGTCTCCAACATTGATGATATAAGCATCAGGTAAGGGCTTGACCAGAACCCATTCACCATCAGATTTTCTCCTCACTTCTAACCCAGGAACTTCATCTTGGGCTAGAACCGTTAAAGCACCAGAATCCTTGTGACGACCACACCCTAAAACAAGGTCAGGGTTTGGGCATGGTGGATAATAGTTAAGCCTAATCCAGCTTGTTTGGTCCTTGAAGAACCCATGAAATTGCTTTGGGGGCAGGCCCAAACTCATGGCAATAAGCTCCATTAACTTGAGTGCTAGCTTTTCCATGTGATGAGCATATTCTTGGAAGGTCTCTCTATATAATCAAATGTCAGAAATTTAAATATGATCAATAAATCTCACAATGGGAAAGATTTTGATTGTCtctgaataaaaaattaattttaactgtctaaaaaggatattttttaatataaggtGATTTGTGCTTAGTTACgctaattaatataatttttttatgttctCTCAAATCTATTATAAGAGAATTTTCGGAAAAGttaattaaaatagttttttaaataatattttttaaataatatgattttatctttttctaaaaaagagtgatttttttttcgaaagtaaAATGATATTATTGAAATGAGACAAGTACAAGTACCTGAGGACAACCCCTCATTAGGTAGGACACAACTACACAAACCGCCCCACATAAGCCAACAAACCTTCCCCTTAAAAGGCCAAGTATAGAGattgtgcctcattaaaaccttactaggaaaaaccaaTGGGATAAAAACCAAGTGAAGGAGAAAATagtgattttttaaaaagttaaaacaaacaTCTTAAAAAttgtataatttaaaaataaaatttttcttttaaaaataagttgaaACAAACACACCCCAAATATCTTTGGTGTAAAATATCTTTACCGTGACAATAATGTCACATATTCAAAACAATTACATTCTAGTTAAATTAAAAGTTTGTTTAACAATCAATCATTAGAGTATGTATAAAAATATTACACCGTCAAATACAAAATCCTTATAATATACTCTTATTATGTTTAAAATCAATCTTCAaagttattcaaaaaaaaatcaatcttcaaagaaaatattttaataaacacataaaaaatttctatatacaaaactaaaatttaaataatatctaACCTTCAGTATTAGCTTTGTCTATTGTAAACTAATAAAAGTTATGGTTCATAAtataagttaaaataatttCTCCAATACTTATAATACATCGTTCATTGGATAGAAGTTATAGAACTGCCCATGAACCTTAATGATTAACaagattatttatttttttctaactTTCTATAATAAAGTACAAGTGTACAACTAGCTATCACTAGGTGTGTGGcgacttttttttatcttttgatgCCATGTTTTACTTAAGTCTTAACAACAAAAGATAATATTCATTAACCGATAAAACTTCAGGACAAACCCTCCCAAATGAGTACAAGAGATCAAAATCAAAACCTACCACCATAAAGCTCAAAGCTCAATAATGATGCAATATTTTATAGGTaacattaaatattaattatttagtgGAATTATCTTACGTAGATACTTATCTTTCTAGATTTACCCTCTTTATGTGTGTTGTGTGCGTGAGAGAGAGCAATGATTGATATATAATTTGGTTCAATGGATTCAATaccacaatttcttctaactttaTGTTTGGCAGGTCATTTCAAATATCTTAAactttatttgatttatttaaaGCTTATTTaactagtttaattttttttaaagtatttaaaaaagagattatttaaataatttaaagcTTTTTTAATAAACTTGGTCTCGTCACTTGGTCTCGTCCGCCGGCAGGtacttttaaaatcaattttgatgcTTCTCTACAACCGTCTCATGAGGCAGGCTTTGGATTCGTGGCAAGGAATAGGGATGCAGAAGTTTTAGCTTCAGCAACAATGGTGATGGGACCAGTTTTAACTCCGATTTTGGCGGAAGCTCTCTCTTTGCATTGGGCTCTTGGTTTAGCACAAGAGTTGGGATTCCGGAGTGTTTGTTTTGAAACAGACTACCTAGCTCTTCCGGAGTGTTTGCGTTGGGCTCTTGGTTTAGCACAAGAGTTTTGGAATAATTGCTATTCATTTTTTAacataaaattctaaaaaatattttattagttTAGATGAATATAggattattattaaattaaaatatgcggttattttttattctatttcatTTGATAAACTTTTGAAACTTTAATGTATGCATTTCAAAACCAATCATAAGCATGCAATAATGTAGGAGGAATAATATCTTTCTTTTTAaactttaattaaaacaaaaatattcttTCATCTAGTAGAATTCAATTGAATGACACTGTAAATAAGTTTACAGTAACAGTGCacaaaaatttaataattttttgagattaatttctatgcaccgacggtgtaaataagttttacaccatcattcaatcacattcctccattttgttagcttacaattaattttgaatttaggaatatctaaaaataggaaatggaaggttgtgattgaatgatggtgtaaaactttttacaccgtcggtgcatagaaattaatctctaattTTTTTAGCTGTTTATTTGCTTAATTTTGATGAACTACATGGACATTTGATCTTTCATACTATATCAGTTTAACTAGTTATCTATCttttgatgtaccaaaaaaaaattaatgagttACATAGTTTATTaccttaattaaattaaaaatttatattcTAACATGACAAATAACAAGAAGTGTCAAAGTTTCTTTGTGATCATTAGGTGGGGTTTGTAAACTCTGGAGGAGCAGGTTTTGATCAGATGTTGGTTCTGTTTTTGCCGGATTTATGGCTAATCAATAATATATATGAGTttatgttgtaaaaaaaaaaaacaagaagtGTAAGGATTTTTACATTTACGATGTAAATACAATAAATCttggattttttaattttatatttaatttctcCAATATGTTTTGTGACTGATCATTCTCTTCGTCCTTACACCGCCACCAGGGGGTGTGTTTCGCTCATGGTGGATGGCTCCTATAGTGCGGTTAGTGGTTGTATGGGAGTGGGAGGCCTTGTGCGTGATTCTGCAGGCTTGTGGCTAGGAGGTTTTTATGTTGGGAGTAATGGAGGAGACCCTCTGTATGCAGAAATGAAAGCACTGGCAACGGGATTGCGATATGTTTGGAAGAAGAATTGGCGGAAAGTTGTTTGTGGATCAGATTGTTTGGAGATGGTTCGTGCAATCGAGAAGCGTGGCGCGGAGTTTCATCGGTATAGTACTGTGTTAATGGATATCCTTTTGCTTCTCTCTAGGAATTGGGATGTTAAAATTGGTCATGTTCAGCGAGAGGGAAATGCTCCAGCAGACTGTCTAGCGGGTATTGGTGCCAGGCTTCAGTGTGCTGCAATGGATTTAGATTCTCCTCCTGAGGAAGTAGTGCCTCTTCTCCAGAAGGATTTAGTTGCTTTGTAGttcttgtttttaattttcctatgtaccaaaaaaaaaattctcttcgtccttattataagtcacttttatttaatttattaaaattaaaaaaaataattaagattaGTTAATACTCTGTAAATTTGGTAGTAATTTGTTTTCGTTATTTAATAACTTTCCTAAATTTCGTTAAATTAAAATTCTCTCTCCATTCTAAGTGTAATTTTTTaagattataaaaaataattaagattaGTTAATACTCCGTAAATTTAGTAGtaattatttttggttatttaATAACTTTCCTAAATTTCCCTAtattgagttcaaaaaaatttTCCCTATATTAAAATTCTCTCTCCATATTTACATTCCTTTATCTAAAATTTTGGAAAGTAGAAAAATTATTTCAATGTAgagtattaaatattaa from Lotus japonicus ecotype B-129 chromosome 2, LjGifu_v1.2 includes:
- the LOC130737413 gene encoding flavonol synthase/flavanone 3-hydroxylase-like, encoding MGEIDPAFVQAPEHRPKLSVIEAEGIPVIDMSPLLSSDDAISNTDPSAIEELVRQVGSACKEWGFFQVINHGAPLESKQRIESVGKKFFAQNLEEKKKVRRDIVKVMGYYETEHTKNVRDWKEVFDFTMEEPTLIPASIDPDDKEITEWYNQWPEFPPEMRETFQEYAHHMEKLALKLMELIAMSLGLPPKQFHGFFKDQTSWIRLNYYPPCPNPDLVLGCGRHKDSGALTVLAQDEVPGLEVRRKSDGEWVLVKPLPDAYIINVGDVIQVWCNDAYESVEHRVMLSADKARLSYPFFLFPAHYTNVQPLEELTDEQNPPKYRPYNWGKFLATRKRSNFMKLDVENIQIHHFRINN